The following proteins come from a genomic window of Trinickia caryophylli:
- a CDS encoding putative hydro-lyase encodes MPYDFRKQIRSRTFRGPTAGYCGDYAQANLVILPSTHADDFLRFCVRNPKPCPLLGVGDRGDWRLPSLAKDLDIRTDVPGFNVYRDGVLSEQPDNIVDLWRDDFVVFALGCSFSFEQMLIEEGIPIRHIDEGVNVPMFRTNIANVPAGPFGGQLVVTMRPMTGAQAIRAVQVTSRVPSVHGAPVHLGSPEAIGIADLSRPDYGDPVEIREHEVPVFWACGVTPQTALEQARLPLAITHRPGHMLVTDIPNATLAVL; translated from the coding sequence ATGCCATACGATTTCCGCAAACAAATCCGCTCCCGGACGTTCAGGGGGCCGACCGCCGGCTACTGCGGCGACTACGCCCAAGCCAATCTCGTGATTCTCCCGAGCACCCATGCCGACGACTTTTTGCGCTTTTGCGTGCGCAATCCGAAACCATGCCCGCTGCTCGGCGTGGGCGACCGCGGCGACTGGCGTCTGCCCTCCCTCGCAAAGGATCTCGACATCCGCACCGACGTGCCCGGCTTCAACGTCTACCGCGACGGTGTGCTGAGCGAGCAACCGGACAACATCGTGGATCTCTGGCGCGACGACTTCGTCGTCTTCGCGCTCGGCTGCTCGTTCTCGTTCGAGCAAATGCTCATCGAAGAAGGCATTCCGATTCGGCATATCGACGAAGGCGTCAATGTGCCGATGTTTCGCACGAACATCGCGAACGTCCCCGCCGGGCCGTTCGGCGGCCAGCTCGTCGTGACGATGCGCCCCATGACGGGCGCACAGGCTATCCGCGCCGTGCAGGTCACGAGCCGTGTGCCATCCGTGCACGGTGCGCCGGTTCATCTCGGTAGCCCCGAGGCGATCGGCATCGCCGATCTCTCCCGCCCCGACTACGGCGACCCGGTCGAAATCCGCGAGCATGAGGTGCCGGTTTTCTGGGCCTGTGGGGTCACGCCGCAGACGGCGCTCGAGCAAGCTCGCCTGCCGCTGGCCATCACGCACCGCCCCGGCCACATGCTCGTTACCGATATCCCCAACGCCACGCTGGCCGTCCTTTGA
- a CDS encoding MFS transporter — MNPEAHFPSTHDTGVAAPTSGALGWYRRMQPNERRAFWSCKIGYGLDAMDTQFLSFVIPTLIATWGLTKGEAGLIGTVTLLASAVGGWAAGVLSDRFGRVRTLQLTIVWFAVFTLACAFAQNFPQLLVARGLMGLGFGGEWTAGAVLMGEVIHARDRGKAVGMVQAGWAIGWAVSAGLYTLVFTILPPEQAWRALFAIGIAPAPFVIFIRRFVEEPEIHRTQKQLERKEHADHSFLEIFGPGIWWTTLRAALLATGAQGGYYAITTWLPTYLKTEQHLSVVGTGGYLAVIIAGSYAGYLFGAWLNDRFGRKPSFIAFSLASIVIAIVYTRLSLNNTLLLVLGFPLGFCASGIFSGMGAFMTELFPTRVRGSGQGFCYNFGRAVGATFPFLIGHVAQKMTLGAAIGTFAAAAYGIVILAALTLPETRGAQLKN, encoded by the coding sequence ATGAATCCTGAAGCACATTTCCCATCGACGCACGATACGGGCGTCGCCGCGCCGACGAGCGGCGCATTGGGCTGGTACCGCCGCATGCAGCCGAACGAGCGGCGGGCCTTCTGGAGCTGCAAGATCGGCTACGGGCTCGACGCCATGGATACGCAGTTTCTCAGCTTCGTCATCCCGACGCTGATCGCGACCTGGGGTCTCACGAAGGGAGAAGCCGGCCTCATCGGCACGGTGACACTGTTGGCTTCCGCCGTGGGCGGCTGGGCTGCGGGCGTTCTGTCCGATCGCTTCGGGCGCGTGCGCACGCTGCAGCTCACGATCGTCTGGTTCGCCGTTTTCACGCTCGCCTGCGCATTCGCACAGAATTTCCCGCAGTTACTCGTCGCGCGCGGCTTGATGGGCCTCGGCTTCGGCGGCGAATGGACCGCTGGCGCCGTACTCATGGGCGAGGTGATTCATGCACGCGATCGCGGCAAGGCCGTAGGCATGGTGCAGGCCGGCTGGGCGATCGGCTGGGCCGTCTCGGCCGGCCTCTATACGCTCGTCTTCACCATACTGCCGCCCGAGCAGGCATGGCGCGCGCTGTTCGCGATCGGCATTGCCCCTGCGCCCTTCGTGATCTTCATCCGCCGCTTCGTCGAAGAGCCGGAAATCCATCGCACGCAAAAGCAGCTCGAACGCAAAGAGCACGCCGATCACTCGTTCCTCGAAATCTTCGGCCCGGGCATCTGGTGGACGACGCTGCGCGCCGCGTTGCTCGCCACGGGCGCGCAAGGCGGCTATTACGCGATCACGACCTGGCTGCCGACCTATCTGAAGACCGAACAGCATTTGAGCGTCGTCGGCACGGGCGGCTATCTTGCCGTCATCATCGCGGGCTCCTACGCCGGCTATCTGTTCGGCGCATGGCTCAACGACCGCTTCGGGCGCAAGCCGTCGTTCATCGCCTTCTCGCTCGCTTCGATCGTCATCGCGATCGTCTATACCCGCCTGTCGCTCAACAACACGCTGCTGCTCGTGCTCGGCTTTCCGCTCGGGTTTTGCGCATCGGGCATCTTCTCGGGCATGGGTGCATTCATGACCGAGTTGTTTCCCACACGCGTGCGCGGATCGGGCCAGGGGTTCTGCTACAACTTCGGGCGCGCCGTCGGCGCGACCTTCCCTTTCCTCATCGGTCACGTCGCTCAGAAGATGACGCTTGGGGCCGCGATCGGCACGTTTGCCGCCGCAGCCTACGGCATCGTGATTCTCGCCGCCCTCACCCTGCCCGAAACGCGCGGTGCGCAACTCAAGAACTGA
- a CDS encoding hydantoinase B/oxoprolinase family protein — MKQVTPAPSSPSQRWQFWIDRGGTFTDIVARRPDGTLVTHKVLSENPERYRDSAVQGIRELLGVAPGAPVPADLIECVRMGTTVATNALLERKGARTVLAITKGFADALRIAYQNRPKLFSRHIELPTLLYETVVEIDERIGARGECVRDLDEAGTRDALQRAFDEGIRACAIVLMHGYRYTDHERRVAAIAREIGFAQISTSHETSPLMKLVSRGDTTVVDAYLSPVLRHYVEQVEQELGPVPLQFMQSNGGLTDAHRFQGKDAILSGPAGGIVGAAQVASLAGFERIIGFDMGGTSTDVTHYAGEYEREFTTEVAGVRIRAPMMKIHTVAAGGGSICTFDGARFRVGPESAGANPGPASYRRGGPLTVTDCNVMTGKLDPRWFPRVFGPNGDEPLDDAAVHGRFAALAREVAAATGVERTPEEIAEGFLTIAVENMANAIKQISVQRGYDVTQYTLACFGGAGGQHACLVADALGMTRVFVHPLAGVLSAYGMGLADVRALRQSALETPLDTAALDACETAFAAMARAAREEVADQRIAGDRIDIRRTLHLKYEGTDTALEVDFRHDVASIVAQFEALYRTRYGFLMPNRALVIEAAAVEAIGRTQQADDERWPLDAGACTRPAALAATRVYTGGAWRDTPVYHRDAMAPGATIDGPAIIMERTGTTIVEPGWQLSVTRHNHLVVERRVARDVRHAAGTKADPVLLEVFNNLFMSIAEQMGVTLANTSYSVNIKERLDFSCALFDADGNLIANAPHMPVHLGSMGESVRTVIERRDGTMKPGDAYALNAPYAGGTHLPDVTVIMPVFAGEQQAAPMFYVAARGHHADIGGITPGSMPPDSTHVDEEGILLDNVQLVAQGCFLEGQMRDRLLTGAWPVRNVEQNLADLRAQVAACTKGAQELARMCGQFGVETVAAYMRHVQDNAEEVVRRTLSVLQDGRFEYAFDDGAKIAVSVAIDRAARSAVIDFEGTSAQRPNNFNAPSSICKAAVLYVFRTLVDEDIPLNAGCLKPLEIRIPEGSMLNPRYPAAVVAGNVETSQAVTDALYGALGVMAGAQGTMNNFTFGDAQFQYYETICGGSGAGPDFDGCSAVQTHMTNSRLTDPEVLEWRFPVRLDAFGIRRGSGGAGRHTGGDGVERRIRFLSPMTAVMLANRREVPPFGLDGGEAGATGENWIERGDGTREVFGARHRMAVQSGDVVVIRTPGGGGYGVRR, encoded by the coding sequence ATGAAGCAAGTCACTCCCGCTCCTTCGTCCCCGTCCCAGCGCTGGCAGTTCTGGATCGACCGGGGCGGCACGTTCACCGACATCGTCGCCCGCCGCCCCGACGGCACGCTCGTCACGCACAAGGTGCTTTCGGAAAATCCGGAGCGCTACCGGGATTCGGCCGTCCAGGGAATCCGCGAGCTGCTTGGCGTGGCACCCGGCGCGCCCGTACCGGCCGATCTCATCGAATGCGTACGCATGGGCACGACCGTCGCCACCAATGCGCTGCTCGAGCGCAAAGGCGCACGCACGGTACTCGCGATCACCAAAGGCTTTGCCGACGCACTGCGCATCGCTTATCAGAATCGCCCGAAGCTTTTCTCACGTCATATCGAGTTGCCGACGCTGCTCTACGAAACAGTGGTGGAGATCGACGAGCGAATCGGCGCGCGTGGCGAATGTGTGCGCGATCTCGACGAGGCGGGTACGCGGGATGCGTTGCAACGCGCATTCGACGAAGGCATCCGCGCCTGCGCCATCGTTCTGATGCACGGGTATCGCTACACGGACCACGAGCGGCGCGTGGCCGCGATCGCCCGCGAAATCGGCTTTGCGCAAATCTCCACGAGCCATGAAACGAGCCCGTTGATGAAGCTGGTTTCGCGCGGCGACACGACCGTGGTCGACGCCTACCTCTCGCCCGTGCTGCGTCACTATGTGGAGCAGGTCGAGCAGGAACTCGGCCCCGTGCCGCTGCAATTCATGCAAAGCAACGGCGGGCTGACCGACGCGCACCGCTTTCAGGGCAAGGACGCGATTCTCTCCGGCCCCGCGGGGGGTATCGTCGGCGCGGCACAGGTGGCGTCGCTGGCCGGCTTCGAGCGCATCATCGGCTTCGACATGGGCGGCACGTCCACCGACGTCACCCACTATGCAGGCGAATACGAACGCGAGTTCACCACCGAAGTCGCAGGCGTGCGCATCCGCGCCCCGATGATGAAAATCCACACCGTGGCAGCCGGCGGCGGCTCCATTTGCACGTTCGACGGCGCTCGCTTTCGGGTCGGGCCCGAGAGTGCCGGCGCCAATCCGGGGCCGGCCTCATACCGGCGCGGCGGCCCGTTGACGGTGACCGACTGCAACGTCATGACGGGCAAACTCGATCCGCGCTGGTTTCCGCGGGTGTTTGGGCCCAACGGCGACGAGCCGCTCGACGATGCAGCCGTGCATGGGCGGTTTGCCGCACTCGCGCGTGAAGTGGCCGCCGCAACGGGCGTCGAGCGCACTCCCGAGGAGATCGCCGAGGGGTTTCTCACGATCGCCGTCGAAAACATGGCGAACGCAATCAAGCAAATCTCGGTGCAGCGCGGCTATGACGTCACGCAATATACGCTTGCCTGCTTCGGCGGCGCCGGCGGGCAGCACGCCTGCCTCGTGGCCGATGCGCTCGGAATGACGCGCGTGTTCGTTCATCCGCTGGCAGGCGTACTCTCGGCGTACGGAATGGGGCTCGCAGACGTGCGCGCGCTGCGCCAGAGCGCACTGGAAACGCCGCTCGATACGGCGGCCCTCGACGCGTGCGAGACCGCATTCGCCGCAATGGCGCGGGCGGCTCGCGAGGAAGTGGCCGATCAGCGGATCGCTGGCGACCGGATCGATATCCGGCGCACGTTGCATCTGAAATACGAGGGTACCGATACGGCACTCGAAGTCGACTTTCGGCACGACGTTGCTTCGATCGTCGCACAGTTCGAGGCGCTCTATCGCACGCGATACGGCTTTCTCATGCCGAACCGCGCGCTCGTGATCGAGGCCGCGGCCGTCGAAGCGATCGGCCGCACGCAGCAGGCTGACGACGAGCGCTGGCCGCTCGACGCAGGCGCCTGCACGCGCCCGGCTGCGCTTGCCGCCACGCGCGTCTATACGGGCGGCGCCTGGCGCGACACGCCTGTGTACCACCGCGATGCGATGGCACCCGGCGCGACGATCGACGGCCCCGCGATCATAATGGAACGCACGGGCACGACCATCGTCGAGCCGGGCTGGCAACTAAGCGTGACGCGCCACAACCACCTCGTGGTCGAACGCCGTGTGGCGCGCGACGTTCGTCATGCTGCGGGCACGAAAGCAGACCCCGTTCTGCTCGAGGTGTTCAACAATCTTTTCATGTCGATCGCCGAGCAGATGGGCGTGACGCTCGCGAATACCTCGTATTCCGTCAATATCAAGGAGCGCCTCGATTTTTCGTGCGCCCTCTTCGACGCAGATGGCAATCTGATCGCCAACGCACCGCACATGCCGGTACACCTCGGCTCGATGGGCGAAAGCGTGCGCACCGTCATCGAGCGGCGGGACGGCACGATGAAACCCGGTGACGCCTATGCGCTCAACGCACCCTACGCCGGCGGCACGCACCTGCCCGACGTCACCGTGATCATGCCCGTCTTCGCGGGCGAACAGCAGGCGGCACCGATGTTCTATGTCGCCGCGCGCGGACATCATGCCGATATCGGCGGCATCACGCCCGGCTCGATGCCGCCCGATTCGACCCACGTCGACGAGGAAGGCATTCTGCTCGATAACGTTCAATTGGTTGCGCAGGGGTGTTTCCTCGAAGGTCAAATGCGCGACCGCCTGCTTACCGGCGCATGGCCCGTTCGCAACGTCGAGCAGAATCTCGCAGACCTTCGCGCCCAGGTGGCCGCATGCACCAAAGGCGCTCAGGAGCTCGCGCGCATGTGCGGGCAGTTCGGCGTGGAGACTGTTGCTGCCTACATGCGGCATGTGCAGGACAATGCGGAGGAAGTCGTGCGGCGTACACTCTCCGTGCTGCAAGACGGGCGATTCGAGTACGCGTTCGACGATGGCGCGAAGATCGCCGTGAGCGTGGCGATCGATCGCGCGGCGCGCTCGGCCGTGATCGACTTCGAAGGCACGAGCGCACAGCGCCCGAACAACTTCAACGCCCCGTCGTCGATTTGCAAGGCGGCCGTGCTCTACGTCTTCCGCACGCTCGTGGACGAGGATATTCCACTCAACGCCGGTTGCCTGAAGCCGCTCGAGATCCGCATCCCGGAAGGGTCGATGCTGAATCCGCGGTATCCGGCCGCGGTCGTCGCCGGCAACGTCGAAACGTCGCAGGCCGTCACCGACGCGCTTTACGGCGCGCTCGGCGTCATGGCCGGCGCACAGGGCACAATGAACAACTTCACGTTTGGCGACGCGCAATTTCAGTACTACGAAACGATCTGCGGCGGCTCCGGTGCCGGCCCTGACTTCGACGGATGCAGCGCCGTGCAGACGCATATGACGAACTCGCGCCTGACGGACCCCGAAGTGCTCGAATGGCGCTTCCCGGTGCGGCTCGACGCTTTCGGCATTCGCCGCGGCAGCGGTGGCGCAGGCCGGCACACCGGTGGCGACGGCGTGGAGCGGCGCATCCGCTTTCTTTCGCCGATGACGGCCGTCATGCTCGCGAACCGGCGCGAGGTGCCGCCTTTTGGCCTGGACGGCGGCGAAGCCGGCGCGACGGGCGAGAACTGGATCGAGCGCGGCGACGGCACGCGCGAAGTGTTCGGCGCACGGCATCGGATGGCGGTACAAAGCGGCGACGTCGTTGTCATCCGCACGCCGGGCGGCGGGGGCTACGGCGTGCGCCGATAG
- a CDS encoding PepSY-associated TM helix domain-containing protein, with translation MAHDLAQIETGKRNLRTVWLRIHLWLGLTVGALLAVIGLTGSALVFYTSLDDALELPAIRHAAMPNDAPTYESVIQLLKRTWPERTRGWRLELPSGASSLIRARYYRPAEKADKTFAPLLVWIDPAAMDVVHHAFWGDTLMTWLYDLHYTLLMDGIGRQIVGCIGLIALVSAGSGLYLWWPRRRNFRAALTLRLTASRQRTTYDLHKIGGIYLLPVVAVLIVTGVLLDMPETFNPMIGRTSVLFKAPVCQSVPGPRRLSLDEALEAARRYFPGAVPRWLETPDGPQSCYRFRLHRTGEPGFRFPATTVWVDAYTGNIVGARDIATQSAGDTFLAWLHPLHSGEALGLTGRIAVFMSGFAMPLLFVTGVLRWRQKSAAKRSRSR, from the coding sequence ATGGCGCACGACCTCGCACAAATCGAAACCGGCAAGCGCAACCTGCGCACTGTATGGTTGCGCATTCATCTGTGGCTCGGGCTCACAGTGGGCGCCCTGCTGGCGGTGATCGGGCTGACCGGCAGCGCACTTGTCTTTTACACGAGCCTCGACGACGCGCTGGAATTGCCGGCGATCCGGCACGCCGCGATGCCGAACGATGCGCCGACCTACGAGTCCGTCATCCAGTTGCTGAAGCGCACTTGGCCCGAACGGACGCGCGGCTGGCGCCTTGAACTTCCCTCCGGCGCATCGTCGCTGATCCGGGCGCGCTACTATCGGCCCGCCGAGAAAGCGGACAAGACGTTCGCTCCGCTGCTCGTCTGGATCGATCCGGCCGCCATGGATGTCGTACATCACGCGTTCTGGGGCGACACGTTGATGACCTGGCTCTACGACCTGCATTACACGTTGCTGATGGATGGCATCGGGCGGCAGATCGTCGGCTGCATCGGTCTCATCGCGCTTGTTTCGGCAGGCTCGGGGCTGTACCTTTGGTGGCCGAGGCGCCGAAACTTCCGCGCCGCGCTGACGCTGCGGCTCACCGCAAGCCGGCAGCGTACGACCTACGATTTGCACAAAATCGGCGGAATCTATTTGCTGCCCGTGGTCGCCGTCCTGATCGTGACCGGTGTGCTGCTGGACATGCCGGAGACGTTCAATCCGATGATTGGACGGACGTCTGTGCTGTTCAAAGCGCCTGTGTGCCAAAGCGTCCCCGGCCCTAGGCGGCTCTCGCTTGACGAGGCGCTCGAGGCGGCCCGGCGCTACTTTCCCGGTGCGGTGCCGCGATGGCTCGAAACGCCGGACGGGCCGCAGAGCTGCTATCGCTTCCGTTTGCATCGGACGGGCGAGCCGGGCTTCCGATTTCCGGCGACGACCGTCTGGGTCGACGCCTATACCGGCAACATAGTCGGCGCACGCGACATCGCGACGCAATCTGCGGGGGATACGTTTCTCGCGTGGCTGCACCCGCTGCACAGCGGGGAAGCGCTTGGGCTGACCGGCCGCATTGCCGTCTTCATGTCCGGATTCGCCATGCCGCTGCTCTTCGTCACCGGCGTACTGCGATGGCGACAGAAGAGCGCGGCGAAGCGTAGCAGGAGCCGCTGA
- a CDS encoding TonB-dependent receptor, whose protein sequence is MFRLTRIAIARSGATSVRSATSACAQSAIATTGRISVKNKWWVIPACFAVALTAQADPVQQQNSDPEASEPAKARGSSAVQTTKSALPSASGNADSTFVLGTVNVSSTRTGSLTSKNILTSVDRVDADHIENQNVRSPWELFGQLPGVLLTDFNQGTTSGKLSFRGFNGEGEINAVKLLIDGVPSNSNDGNMPFMDAVFPLEIDSLETVRGTNDPRYGLHNIAGNASISTLTGGNYARGRIGYGSYNTFDAETVAGHETDAFSQNYAFGYRKSQGYRDHSDSDKVALSGKWFFHPTSDVRLGFSARYARVSADEPGYLTDADARAHPTESYAFNATDQATRETGQYALYADVDLTNLLSWSTTAYLNTFRERRWVTFSSSASQQERFSDERHLGFLSTLTFRPQVNWLHDLALEAGVSGEWQDDVSQRWLTNQHVRTSQTRDQAFSYDTWGAYVQAVIKPIDTLKIIPAYRVDVLGGQLTNNLTGTRYDMNDYGVVQQPKIGAVYTPWRGYSFYGNYGRSFQVGVGAGAYKIPPRTADLAPSINDGWEVGMKFKPADWIDGRVAYWEQLASNEVRRKLNDPTGDYDNLGKTKRHGVDLQANLRMTRDVGVWFAYTYQMARIVDPGPANPGSAGKQVDHVPNHLLSAGMDYQATSDLRLSTWVNAQSAYYLEPTNTKGKFGDAVTVNARAAYRLSKWMTVDVQVTNLFNRFNEYVWYDDTQALHSPAPGRAAFASLTVSY, encoded by the coding sequence ATGTTTCGCTTGACTCGCATCGCCATCGCGCGCTCTGGCGCGACCTCGGTTCGCTCTGCCACGAGCGCGTGCGCGCAGAGCGCCATCGCAACGACCGGCAGGATCAGCGTAAAGAACAAATGGTGGGTTATCCCGGCCTGCTTCGCCGTCGCCCTGACGGCACAGGCCGATCCTGTCCAGCAGCAAAATAGCGATCCTGAGGCAAGCGAGCCGGCGAAGGCGCGCGGCAGCAGCGCGGTTCAAACAACGAAGTCCGCGCTGCCGAGCGCGTCCGGCAACGCCGACTCGACGTTCGTGCTGGGCACGGTCAACGTCAGCAGCACACGAACGGGATCGCTGACTTCGAAGAACATTCTGACGTCGGTCGATCGCGTCGACGCGGACCATATCGAGAACCAGAACGTGCGCAGTCCGTGGGAGCTGTTCGGCCAACTGCCGGGGGTACTGCTGACCGATTTCAATCAAGGCACGACGTCGGGCAAGCTCTCGTTCCGCGGCTTCAACGGTGAAGGCGAAATCAACGCGGTCAAGCTTCTGATCGACGGCGTGCCGTCGAACAGCAACGACGGCAACATGCCATTCATGGACGCGGTATTTCCGCTCGAAATCGATTCGCTCGAGACCGTGCGGGGGACCAACGACCCGCGCTACGGTCTGCACAACATCGCAGGCAACGCGAGCATCTCGACCCTGACGGGCGGCAACTACGCGCGAGGGCGAATCGGCTACGGCAGCTACAACACGTTCGACGCGGAGACGGTTGCCGGCCACGAGACCGATGCGTTCTCGCAGAACTACGCATTCGGCTATCGCAAGTCGCAGGGCTACCGCGATCATTCCGATTCGGACAAGGTCGCGCTGAGCGGCAAGTGGTTCTTCCACCCGACGTCCGACGTGCGACTCGGTTTCTCTGCACGATACGCGCGCGTTTCGGCTGACGAACCGGGCTATCTGACCGATGCGGACGCCCGCGCTCACCCGACCGAATCGTACGCGTTCAATGCGACGGATCAGGCGACGCGGGAGACCGGTCAATACGCACTGTATGCCGACGTCGATCTCACCAACCTGCTGTCGTGGTCGACCACCGCCTATCTGAACACGTTCCGGGAGCGGCGCTGGGTGACCTTCTCCTCCTCGGCAAGCCAGCAGGAGCGCTTCTCCGACGAACGGCATCTCGGCTTTCTGAGCACGCTGACGTTTCGCCCACAGGTGAACTGGCTTCACGATCTCGCATTGGAAGCGGGCGTGAGCGGCGAATGGCAAGACGACGTCAGCCAACGCTGGCTGACGAACCAGCATGTCCGTACGTCGCAGACTCGCGATCAGGCGTTTTCGTACGATACGTGGGGCGCCTACGTGCAAGCAGTCATCAAGCCGATCGACACGTTGAAGATCATTCCGGCTTACCGGGTTGACGTGCTGGGCGGACAGTTGACCAACAACCTGACGGGCACGCGCTACGACATGAACGACTACGGCGTCGTTCAGCAGCCGAAGATCGGCGCCGTCTACACGCCGTGGCGCGGCTACAGCTTCTACGGCAACTACGGACGCTCGTTCCAGGTTGGCGTGGGAGCCGGCGCCTACAAGATCCCGCCGCGCACGGCCGATCTTGCGCCGTCGATCAACGACGGCTGGGAAGTCGGCATGAAATTCAAGCCGGCCGACTGGATCGACGGCCGCGTCGCGTACTGGGAGCAGCTTGCCAGCAACGAAGTCCGCCGCAAGCTCAACGATCCGACCGGCGACTACGACAACCTCGGCAAGACGAAACGGCACGGGGTGGATCTGCAGGCCAACCTCCGCATGACGCGCGATGTCGGCGTGTGGTTCGCGTACACGTACCAGATGGCCCGCATCGTTGACCCGGGACCGGCGAATCCGGGCAGCGCCGGCAAGCAGGTCGATCACGTGCCGAACCATCTGCTGTCGGCGGGCATGGACTATCAAGCGACGTCTGATTTGCGCCTGTCGACATGGGTGAACGCGCAGAGCGCGTACTACCTCGAGCCGACCAACACAAAGGGCAAGTTCGGCGACGCGGTGACCGTCAATGCGCGTGCCGCGTATCGGTTGTCGAAGTGGATGACCGTCGATGTCCAGGTGACGAACCTCTTCAACCGCTTCAACGAGTACGTCTGGTACGACGACACGCAGGCGCTCCATTCACCCGCGCCGGGACGTGCGGCGTTCGCATCGCTGACCGTGAGCTACTGA
- a CDS encoding ABC transporter permease → MRVPAMTSTADVAGIAPRKWRLPQETGILLVLFAIALAFEGLGWMERGQSFLYNPQGLMIMVLRVSEIGLIAVGVTMVIIAGGIDLSSGSVVALSAMIAGSLAQAGGFGATVFPGLTDLPVAVPVIAGVLAGGFCGLVNGMVTVRSNVPPFIVTLGMMVSARGLARYYTHGQPISMFTDAYSAIGNGAKPVAIFLIAALIFHIVLRYTRYGKCLYAIGGNVHAARVSGIAVGQSLIAVYVIAGLLSGLAGVVVSARAQTSQSGMGLSYELDAIAAAVIGGTSLAGGVGRITGTVIGALILGVISSGFIFLGIDSYIQEIVKGGIIVAAVIADQYRKRHTR, encoded by the coding sequence ATGCGTGTACCGGCAATGACGAGCACGGCGGATGTGGCAGGCATCGCACCGCGTAAATGGCGCCTGCCGCAGGAAACAGGCATTCTCCTCGTGCTTTTCGCAATTGCGCTCGCCTTCGAAGGCCTGGGCTGGATGGAGCGCGGGCAGTCCTTCCTTTACAACCCGCAAGGCCTCATGATCATGGTCCTGCGCGTGTCCGAGATCGGTCTCATCGCCGTGGGCGTGACGATGGTCATCATCGCCGGCGGCATCGATCTGTCGTCGGGCTCCGTCGTCGCATTGTCGGCCATGATCGCCGGTAGCCTCGCGCAGGCGGGCGGCTTCGGGGCAACCGTATTTCCGGGCCTGACGGACCTTCCGGTGGCGGTGCCCGTAATCGCGGGGGTGCTGGCGGGGGGCTTCTGCGGGCTCGTCAACGGCATGGTCACGGTGCGCTCGAACGTTCCGCCTTTCATCGTCACGCTCGGCATGATGGTGTCCGCGCGCGGCCTCGCGCGCTATTACACCCACGGCCAGCCGATCAGCATGTTCACCGATGCCTACTCGGCGATCGGCAACGGCGCGAAGCCGGTCGCCATCTTCCTGATCGCCGCGCTGATTTTTCATATCGTCCTGCGCTACACGCGCTACGGAAAATGCCTTTATGCGATCGGCGGCAACGTTCACGCCGCGCGCGTGTCGGGCATCGCGGTAGGGCAGAGCCTCATCGCGGTGTACGTGATCGCAGGACTGCTGAGCGGGCTCGCCGGCGTGGTCGTATCGGCGCGGGCACAGACGAGCCAGTCGGGCATGGGGTTGTCGTACGAGCTCGATGCGATCGCGGCGGCCGTGATCGGTGGAACAAGCCTCGCGGGCGGTGTGGGGCGCATTACGGGGACCGTCATCGGCGCGTTGATTCTCGGCGTGATCTCCAGCGGCTTCATTTTTCTCGGTATCGACTCGTACATCCAGGAAATCGTCAAGGGCGGCATTATCGTCGCCGCCGTGATCGCCGACCAATACCGCAAACGTCACACTCGATAA